TCTCAGCACAAGGAAACTTAAGATCGGAATATTGTCGTACCATTTTATGCCGGCCAGGCATTTCGGGCACCGGGACGCTGGAAAGACTATGGATAAAGATGCGGGGATTCTCAGAATCACAACATTTAAAAAACTGCCGACTATCGCCCCAAAAAAAATTGCCAGAATTGTTATACTGTTTTCAATCATACCTCTTTTGTAGCTTTTTTTAATGTTTTCATAAAGCGAAAAGGGTATTTTAAACTTGATTCTCATGAGAAACTTTCATACAACCGAATTTGATACCCGGATTACTATCAGTAATTGATAGAAACCATTCACTATAAATTACACTCAACAAGTTAAAAAGGATAAGCAGGTGGCTCTTCCAATTACCGAAACCATTAAAATCATCAAAACTGAAATCCTCGCACAGGACTGGGGCATATCCCCTAAAAGAGCGGAAAGGCTCCTCTCCGCCTTCAGCAGCATCAAGGACCGGTTCAGGAATAGAAAAGCACTCCATGACATTTTCAGCATCTGCGTAAAAACTCTTTCCTATATTTCCAGCACAAAAAAGTTTCATCCAGGCGCCATTGATTTTTTGAAAGAAGCCATGGCTCACGGTATTTCGCTTTATGAAGATCCGGTGTTCGACCCCGACAAGGATGAACAAACCCTGCGGGAAATTTATAAAAAATATGCAATCCTCAAAGATACAATAAGAGAAAAATCCCTGGACCCAGAACAGGAAAGCACATCTCCCGAGGCGGAACAAAAAAATAATCCCGCCCCAGCCCCCGCCCCCAGGCGTGTTGAAAACCCCGAGGCTGAGCTGACCGAAGAGGAAAAAGAGGAAATGGAACAGGCCTTAAACGACCTGAAACAATCCCTGGACGATACAATTCACAGTGAGTTCACCAGAAAGGAGTTGGAGGCTTTCGTCGAGCAGTTGGAAGAAGAAGCGGAACTCGAGGAAGAAAACCTGAAGGACGGCGACAAGGCGACATCCGTTCATGCCTCGAACGTTCAACCGGGAAAATCAGGGGAAGAAGTCATCAAAGACTGCCCGGCGACAAAACTTCTCAAGGTAAAAATCCATACCCTTGAAATCGGCATTCTTGAACATGATATCGCCGCCCATAAAGCTGTCGACAAAGAGACTTGTACCAAATACATCACTGAAGGCAAGGTGCCGCTCAAGGATTTTGCTCATTTCATGAGAAGCCTTTCCAAACAATTCAAAGGCTCGCTTTCAGAAATCAAGGATGCTCCATTAAAAGAAATCATGCTGCCGGTCATGGTCCCAAAGGGCTATAGTCTGCCGGAAAAACCTGACAATGCAGCAGACGGGGTGATAATCGTCTGGAACGGTGAGAACAACGGCGCAATTCTTTGCTCGGAATTACCTGAAAAACCGATGGCCATGACCAAATTCAAAAAAGAAAGCATGGCGGATTTTGCGGTGGTAAGCTTTGTCGAAAACGACCAGCAGATACCGTTGCTGAATGTTGTTTCCCTGTTAAAAAGAGAAGGATTGAAAGTTGGTTGATTTTTTAAAATGCACGGAAATCTTGCATTCCTTGGCAAAACCTGTCGATAATTAAAAAAGTATATTCTAATCCACCGGCAGCAATCCGGAAAATCCGGGAGTATCTACCATGTTGAAAGACGATCGTCGACGAAACACACGAGTAGCATTCAAGACCACCGCGGATGTCGAATTTCCCGGCGTATCTTTTGAGAACCGCGATACCATGGACCTGAGCATGAACGGGGTGTTCATCATCGGATTGATTGATCGCACTCTGGGCGACAAGTGCAAAATCACTCTGCACCTTGCCGGCGGGGTTACCGATATTTCATTCAATATGTCCGGTGAAGTAACCAGGATTACCAAGGACGGCATCGCTCTTCATTTCCATGAAATGGACCTGGACAGCTTTCACCATCTCAAAAATATTGTATATTACAACGCAGATGATCCCGATGAAATCAACGATGAATACATCGACCGCTCCCTGAACACCTAAGTTATTGCCCTCAGGATATTTATTACATATTGCAGATTGCTGAAAGAGCTTATCACCCGGGAGAGACCGCAAGCCATGATTGATCAAGCCGAACGCAGAAAAGACGTCAGGGTAGTCTTTCATACGACTTCCGTGCTCAAATTCCCCAAAAAAGAATTTAAAGACTGCGGTACCCGTGACCTCAGTGTTGCCGGAGCGTATATTGTCGGTGTCACAGGGCCTAAAATCGGTGATACCTGCGAGGTCAGCCTGCACCTTGCGGGCAATGCCAGCCAACTCCTCCTGAAACTCAAAGGCGAGGTGGTCCGGGTCGCAAAAGATGGTGTCGGCTTACAATTCTTCGATGTTGATAATGACTGTTTCTGCCATCTGACAAATATCGTTTATTATAATTACAAGCACCCCGATGAAGTAAAAGCGCAGCAGACTGAAAAAGGCACCGACTAC
The window above is part of the Pseudomonadota bacterium genome. Proteins encoded here:
- a CDS encoding PilZ domain-containing protein, which codes for MLKDDRRRNTRVAFKTTADVEFPGVSFENRDTMDLSMNGVFIIGLIDRTLGDKCKITLHLAGGVTDISFNMSGEVTRITKDGIALHFHEMDLDSFHHLKNIVYYNADDPDEINDEYIDRSLNT
- a CDS encoding PilZ domain-containing protein; this translates as MIDQAERRKDVRVVFHTTSVLKFPKKEFKDCGTRDLSVAGAYIVGVTGPKIGDTCEVSLHLAGNASQLLLKLKGEVVRVAKDGVGLQFFDVDNDCFCHLTNIVYYNYKHPDEVKAQQTEKGTDYFKKPKTYQPTLNIVDDEQVYMDNDEFDEEEWKTVSSKTQDLEDMEESE